A region from the Methylocella sp. genome encodes:
- the metF gene encoding methylenetetrahydrofolate reductase [NAD(P)H], which translates to MSDSPACELPRASRTLRADIRVSFEFFPPKTVAMEALLWDSINRLAPLGPSFVSVTYGAGGSTRERTHSTVARLAKEGVVRPAAHLTCVAAAQADIDSIVQGYWDAGVRHIVALRGDPQNGMGTPFCPHPEGYQNSAALVAGIKRVADFEISVSAYPERHPESLSLDADCDFLRAKVDAGASRAITQFFFENGIYLRYLDRLRARNINIPVVPGIMPMQNFKQTAGFAKKAGASVPQWLADRFEGLDDDPQTRSLVAATVAAEQVLDLVDHGVRDFHFYTNNRADLVYAICHLLGLRPKLEQKVAAE; encoded by the coding sequence ATGAGCGACAGTCCTGCCTGCGAGTTGCCGCGCGCGAGCCGCACGTTGCGCGCCGACATCAGAGTGTCTTTCGAGTTTTTTCCGCCGAAGACAGTGGCGATGGAAGCGTTGCTCTGGGACTCGATCAACCGGCTCGCGCCGCTTGGGCCGAGTTTCGTCTCCGTCACTTATGGCGCCGGCGGCTCAACGCGGGAGCGCACCCATTCGACGGTGGCGCGGCTCGCGAAAGAGGGCGTAGTGAGGCCCGCGGCGCATCTCACCTGCGTTGCCGCGGCGCAGGCGGATATCGATTCGATCGTGCAAGGCTATTGGGACGCGGGCGTTCGTCACATTGTCGCGTTGCGCGGCGATCCTCAGAATGGAATGGGAACGCCATTCTGTCCGCATCCGGAAGGCTACCAGAACTCCGCCGCGCTGGTCGCCGGCATCAAACGCGTCGCCGACTTCGAAATCTCGGTATCGGCCTACCCTGAGCGGCACCCAGAAAGCCTCTCGCTCGACGCCGATTGCGATTTCCTGCGCGCCAAAGTCGATGCGGGCGCGAGCCGGGCGATTACGCAATTCTTTTTCGAGAATGGGATCTATCTGCGCTATCTCGACCGACTAAGGGCGCGGAACATTAATATTCCTGTCGTTCCTGGCATCATGCCGATGCAAAACTTCAAGCAGACCGCCGGGTTCGCCAAAAAAGCCGGGGCCAGCGTGCCGCAATGGCTGGCTGACCGGTTTGAGGGTCTCGATGATGACCCGCAGACTCGCAGCCTCGTCGCCGCGACGGTGGCCGCGGAGCAAGTGCTCGATCTCGTCGATCATGGCGTCCGCGATTTTCATTTCTACACCAACAATCGCGCCGATCTCGTCTATGCGATTTGCCATCTTTTGGGACTTCGGCCGAAACTCGAGCAAAAGGTTGCAGCTGAATGA
- a CDS encoding lysophospholipid acyltransferase family protein, producing the protein MSLLNPTFRDQIRMILVRSLAFNFLFYANITVLSFLGLPTLLMKRSAVQELARLWSRNSLWLLDKVCGTKVEFRGLEHLPRGACIIAAKHLSALETFALTTQMGDFTFVLKRELMSIPIFGWYLKGAGQIGIERAKRGQALTDLTRQVRQAVTEGRQIFIFPEGTRRPVGAPPDYKTGVAHLCAATQATCVPVALNSGLFWPRRGILRRPGIVVIEFLEPIEPGVDKHKFMSVLQSRIETATATLIADSIAADPSLKAALPDQLDAAATN; encoded by the coding sequence ATGTCGCTTTTAAATCCAACATTCCGTGATCAGATCCGCATGATTTTAGTTCGCTCCCTCGCCTTCAATTTCCTGTTCTACGCAAACATCACCGTGCTTTCGTTTCTGGGGTTGCCAACCCTCCTCATGAAGCGGAGCGCGGTGCAGGAGCTGGCGCGCCTGTGGTCGCGAAACTCCCTATGGCTGCTCGATAAAGTCTGCGGAACCAAAGTCGAGTTTCGCGGCCTGGAACATCTGCCGCGCGGGGCCTGCATTATAGCGGCGAAACATCTATCCGCTCTCGAAACCTTCGCGCTCACCACTCAGATGGGCGATTTCACCTTCGTGCTTAAGCGCGAATTGATGTCGATCCCAATTTTCGGCTGGTACTTGAAGGGCGCCGGACAGATCGGCATTGAACGCGCCAAGCGCGGGCAGGCTTTGACGGATCTGACGCGCCAAGTGCGCCAGGCCGTGACCGAAGGGCGGCAGATTTTCATTTTTCCTGAAGGCACCCGCAGACCCGTCGGCGCTCCGCCGGACTATAAAACCGGCGTTGCGCATCTTTGCGCCGCAACGCAGGCAACCTGCGTTCCCGTCGCTTTGAACTCCGGTCTTTTTTGGCCGCGGCGCGGAATTTTGCGGCGACCAGGGATCGTCGTGATCGAGTTCCTGGAGCCGATCGAGCCCGGCGTCGACAAGCACAAATTCATGAGCGTTTTGCAGAGCCGCATCGAAACGGCGACGGCGACCCTCATCGCCGATTCGATCGCCGCCGACCCCTCGCTCAAAGCCGCTTTGCCTGACCAGCTCGACGCAGCGGCGACAAACTGA
- a CDS encoding DUF2125 domain-containing protein yields MPSKGLGPKKPQIARLVALSLAAILAAAIAGWSLLWFAASRKTDALLTAWMAHEAEAGRSWDCPERHIGGYPFDIEISCARLLFQGALPDATFTGSLGGFHAIATVFQPGRVIARMDSPFVGKTSDGALDFTLRWDNLNLEFEGKPEAPTRLSLGVERIALQGVIDGWDARGHAEGLQAALTPIQGRADAAIDFQINLNNASAPAIDNLLALKAPFSVALSGIMTQASFSNAGKLQDRIEQWRQAGGQIDLRAARLTSGEAKLDARGAVDLDYAHRIHGKLDAAITGFNPVLSRLGVDPRLLAAGSLLTGLLGNSTSNGAKDSGAVRLPLKIADGWLSVGPIRTPVRLSPLY; encoded by the coding sequence ATGCCGTCAAAAGGCCTCGGGCCAAAGAAGCCCCAGATCGCCCGTCTCGTTGCTCTATCGCTCGCGGCCATTCTGGCGGCGGCGATCGCCGGGTGGTCATTGCTGTGGTTTGCGGCGTCGCGCAAGACCGATGCTTTGCTCACCGCTTGGATGGCGCATGAAGCGGAAGCCGGCCGCAGCTGGGATTGCCCCGAGCGACACATCGGCGGATATCCTTTCGACATCGAGATATCCTGCGCCCGTTTGCTGTTTCAGGGCGCGCTTCCGGACGCGACGTTTACTGGCTCGCTTGGTGGATTTCACGCAATCGCCACTGTTTTTCAGCCGGGTCGCGTGATCGCCCGTATGGATTCGCCTTTTGTCGGCAAGACCTCCGACGGCGCGCTCGATTTCACGCTGCGGTGGGATAATCTCAATCTCGAATTTGAGGGTAAGCCGGAAGCGCCGACGCGCCTCTCCCTGGGAGTGGAGCGCATCGCGTTGCAAGGCGTCATCGACGGGTGGGATGCGAGGGGGCACGCGGAAGGCTTGCAAGCCGCTTTGACGCCAATTCAAGGGCGCGCCGACGCGGCCATCGACTTTCAAATAAATTTGAATAACGCTTCGGCTCCCGCCATCGACAATCTGCTCGCTCTCAAAGCTCCGTTCAGCGTCGCGCTGAGCGGAATAATGACGCAGGCCAGCTTTTCCAACGCGGGCAAGCTTCAAGATCGCATCGAGCAATGGCGGCAGGCTGGCGGCCAGATCGATTTGCGAGCCGCGCGCTTAACCAGCGGCGAGGCCAAACTCGACGCCCGCGGCGCGGTCGATCTCGACTACGCGCATCGCATCCACGGCAAGCTGGACGCCGCGATCACCGGGTTCAATCCGGTTTTGAGCCGCCTCGGCGTCGATCCCCGGCTTTTGGCCGCAGGTTCGCTGCTTACCGGCCTGTTGGGAAACTCCACGAGCAACGGAGCCAAGGACTCGGGTGCGGTGCGCTTGCCATTGAAAATCGCCGACGGATGGCTGTCGGTTGGTCCGATTCGGACTCCGGTTCGCTTATCGCCGCTATATTGA
- a CDS encoding gamma-glutamylcyclotransferase, translating to MDAADDLWVFGYGSLMWRPGFAFAERREAVVRGYHRSLCIYSHVHRGTSKRPGLVLGLDRGGSCKGIAFRVDAAQSEATLAYLRQREQVTSVYREVFLRARLFDGRFVIAVCYVADRSHFQYAGRLDRAELVRLVAQGVGLSGANPDYVKNTQAHLAELAIRDETLEWLAGRFV from the coding sequence ATGGATGCTGCTGATGATCTATGGGTGTTCGGCTACGGCTCTCTGATGTGGCGGCCGGGCTTTGCGTTTGCGGAGCGCCGGGAAGCCGTCGTGCGCGGCTATCACCGTTCTCTCTGCATCTATTCCCATGTTCATCGCGGCACCAGCAAACGGCCGGGTCTTGTTCTGGGCCTTGATCGCGGCGGATCCTGCAAAGGTATTGCTTTTCGCGTTGATGCGGCGCAATCGGAGGCGACGCTCGCCTACCTCCGCCAGCGCGAACAGGTCACCTCGGTCTATCGGGAGGTTTTTCTCCGCGCGAGGCTGTTCGACGGGCGCTTCGTTATCGCGGTCTGCTATGTCGCCGACCGAAGCCATTTCCAATATGCCGGACGTCTCGACCGCGCGGAGCTCGTAAGACTCGTCGCTCAAGGCGTCGGATTATCGGGAGCCAATCCCGACTATGTGAAAAACACGCAGGCCCATCTGGCCGAACTCGCCATACGCGATGAGACCCTGGAATGGCTCGCCGGCCGGTTCGTTTGA
- a CDS encoding N-acetylmuramoyl-L-alanine amidase, translating into MKPDTALSATVRPSPNHGERKGGRVPNSLILHYTGLTSGEAAVQLLCDPVAEVSSHYLVLEDGSLLQLVPESRRAWHAGRGVWAGESDMNDVSIGIEVAHPGHKGGSPPYPSAQIATVIALCQDILSRHAIPPQRVLGHSDIAPYRKIDPGEFFPWSYLAKAGVGHYVAPCAIGDSPRLEQGAQGSEVEELQAALISYGYDLDVTGLFDAKTETIVRAFQRHFRPALVDGVADFSTITTLRKLIASSPK; encoded by the coding sequence TTGAAACCTGACACCGCTTTATCCGCGACGGTTCGTCCATCGCCAAACCACGGCGAGCGCAAGGGCGGCCGGGTTCCGAACTCGCTCATCCTTCATTACACAGGCTTGACGAGCGGAGAGGCGGCCGTCCAGCTTCTCTGCGATCCGGTCGCGGAGGTCTCCTCCCATTATCTGGTGCTGGAGGATGGAAGCCTGCTTCAGCTAGTGCCGGAATCGCGGCGCGCATGGCATGCGGGCCGCGGCGTTTGGGCCGGCGAAAGCGACATGAACGACGTCTCGATCGGGATCGAGGTCGCGCATCCCGGCCATAAGGGGGGATCGCCGCCCTACCCGTCGGCGCAGATCGCAACCGTCATCGCCCTATGTCAGGACATTCTTTCGCGACACGCGATCCCGCCGCAACGGGTGCTAGGACATTCGGATATTGCGCCCTACCGCAAGATCGATCCCGGCGAGTTTTTCCCCTGGTCCTATCTCGCCAAGGCTGGCGTTGGCCATTATGTCGCCCCCTGCGCAATAGGAGACAGCCCCCGTCTTGAACAAGGCGCGCAAGGATCTGAGGTTGAGGAACTGCAAGCCGCGCTGATCAGCTATGGCTATGATCTCGACGTCACAGGCCTCTTTGACGCCAAAACCGAAACTATCGTTCGCGCCTTCCAGCGCCATTTCCGCCCGGCTCTCGTCGACGGCGTCGCCGATTTCTCGACGATCACGACATTGCGAAAGCTCATCGCCTCTTCGCCAAAATAA
- the metH gene encoding methionine synthase, with the protein MNQSFNGDATRKAFLEAASKRILVLDGAMGTMIQERKFTEAQFRGERFKDWPSDLRGNNDLLNLTQPKAIEAIHFAYFEAGADIIATNTFNSTRISQADYGMESLIRDLNFEGARLGRAAAEAATKKDGRARFVAGALGPTSRTASISPDVNNPGFRAVSFDGLRASYAEAATALLEGGVDLFIIETIFDTLNAKAAVAGINDAFKALGVTAPIMISGTITDLSGRTLSGQTPTAFWHSLRHADPLTIGLNCALGAREMRAHLAEISRIAQTLVCAYPNAGLPNEFGLYDEGPEYMADLVGEFADAGLVNVIGGCCGTTPAHIHAIAKRVEGVAPRAIPEIEPLLRLSGLEPFVLTKDIPFVNIGERTNVTGSAKFRKLIKQGDFPAALDVARDQVAMGAQVIDINMDEGLLDSEKAMVEFLNLVAAEPDIARVPVMIDSSKFSVIEAGLKCVQGKSIVNSISMKEGVEKFIADARTVRAYGAAVVVMAFDEQGQADTLERKVEICARAYKILTEEIGFPPEDIIFDPNVFAIATGIEEHNNYGVDFIEAAREIRKRFPLVHISGGVSNLSFSFRGNEPVREAMHSVFLYHAISAGMDMGIVNAGQLAVYAEIEPELREACEDVILNRRADATDRLLALAEGFRGQAGVEKTEKNLAWREEPVGKRLEHALVNGITEYIDRDVEEARAASVRPLDVIEGPLMAGMNVVGDLFGAGKMFLPQVVKSARVMKQAVAYLMPYMDEEKRKNGGGERSTAGKILMATVKGDVHDIGKNIVGVVLACNNYEIIDLGVMVPAAKILAAARAEKVDAIGLSGLITPSLDEMCFVAAEMEREGFDLPLLIGGATTSRVHTAVKIHPNYKRGQAVYVNDASRAVGVVQSLLSAHSRAATVDTVRAEYHKVAEAHRRSEADKQRLPLAKARANAFKVDWANYAPPRPTFTGTRVLRSYSVAELVPYIDWTPFFQTWEMRGRFPAILDDPKQGEAARQLFDDAQAMLKRVVEEHWFDPKAVIGFWPANSIGDDIALYTGESRTQRLATFHTLRQQLLRRDGRQNLALSDFIAPADIGKGDYIGAFVVTSGAQEGKIADRFAKANDDYGSIMVKALADRIAEALAERMHERVRREFWAYAPDEVLTDEARLEEAYRGIRPAPGYPAQPDHTEKATLFDLLGAERRIGVSLTESFAMWPGASVSGLYFAHPDAHYFGVAKIERDQVEDYARRKGMNIEEVERWLAPVLNYDPASIEAPATAAE; encoded by the coding sequence ATGAACCAAAGCTTTAATGGCGATGCGACTCGGAAGGCGTTTCTCGAGGCGGCATCCAAGCGAATTCTGGTGCTCGACGGCGCTATGGGAACGATGATCCAGGAGCGCAAGTTCACGGAAGCCCAGTTTCGCGGCGAGCGCTTCAAGGATTGGCCGAGCGATCTGCGCGGCAATAATGATCTCTTGAACCTCACGCAGCCCAAGGCGATCGAGGCTATCCATTTTGCCTATTTTGAGGCTGGCGCGGATATCATCGCGACGAATACATTCAACTCGACGCGAATTTCGCAAGCCGATTACGGCATGGAATCTCTCATTCGCGATTTGAACTTTGAGGGCGCGCGTCTTGGCCGCGCGGCCGCCGAGGCCGCCACGAAAAAAGATGGACGCGCGCGCTTCGTCGCCGGCGCGTTGGGGCCGACGAGCCGCACCGCTTCGATCTCTCCAGACGTCAACAATCCGGGTTTTCGCGCGGTCAGCTTTGATGGTCTGCGCGCTTCTTACGCCGAAGCGGCGACCGCGCTGCTCGAGGGCGGCGTGGATCTTTTCATTATCGAGACCATTTTCGATACATTGAACGCCAAAGCGGCGGTCGCTGGCATTAATGACGCTTTCAAGGCTCTTGGCGTCACTGCGCCAATCATGATCTCAGGCACGATAACGGATCTCTCCGGCCGCACGCTGTCGGGTCAGACGCCAACCGCCTTCTGGCATTCATTACGTCACGCCGACCCTTTGACCATCGGGCTTAATTGCGCGCTTGGCGCGCGAGAGATGCGCGCCCATCTCGCCGAAATTTCGCGCATCGCGCAAACTCTCGTCTGCGCTTATCCCAATGCGGGTTTGCCGAATGAATTTGGCCTTTACGATGAGGGCCCGGAATATATGGCCGATCTCGTTGGCGAATTCGCCGACGCCGGTCTCGTCAACGTCATCGGCGGATGTTGCGGCACGACTCCGGCGCATATTCACGCGATCGCGAAACGCGTGGAGGGCGTTGCGCCCCGCGCGATCCCTGAGATCGAGCCCTTGCTGCGGCTGTCCGGCCTCGAACCGTTTGTGCTCACCAAGGACATACCTTTCGTCAATATCGGCGAGCGCACCAATGTCACAGGCTCCGCCAAGTTCCGCAAGCTGATTAAGCAGGGCGACTTTCCCGCTGCGCTCGATGTGGCGCGCGATCAGGTCGCGATGGGCGCGCAGGTCATCGACATCAATATGGATGAAGGCCTGCTCGACTCTGAAAAGGCGATGGTTGAGTTCCTCAATCTCGTCGCCGCTGAGCCGGATATCGCGCGCGTGCCGGTGATGATCGACTCCTCGAAGTTTTCAGTGATCGAAGCTGGCCTGAAGTGCGTTCAAGGCAAGAGCATTGTCAATTCGATTTCGATGAAAGAGGGCGTTGAAAAATTCATCGCCGACGCGCGAACCGTGCGCGCCTATGGTGCCGCCGTCGTCGTGATGGCTTTCGACGAACAGGGGCAAGCCGACACGTTGGAGCGCAAGGTCGAGATTTGCGCGCGAGCCTATAAAATCCTGACGGAAGAAATCGGCTTTCCGCCCGAAGACATCATCTTCGATCCTAATGTCTTCGCAATCGCGACCGGCATCGAGGAGCACAATAATTACGGCGTCGATTTCATCGAAGCCGCGCGGGAAATCCGCAAACGTTTCCCGCTGGTGCATATTTCGGGCGGCGTCTCAAATCTGTCCTTTTCGTTTCGCGGCAATGAGCCGGTGCGCGAGGCCATGCATTCGGTGTTTCTCTACCACGCCATCAGCGCCGGCATGGATATGGGCATCGTCAACGCCGGCCAGCTGGCGGTCTATGCCGAGATCGAACCGGAATTGCGCGAGGCCTGCGAGGACGTCATCCTCAACCGGCGTGCGGATGCGACCGACCGCTTGCTGGCGCTGGCCGAGGGCTTTAGGGGCCAAGCAGGCGTCGAAAAGACGGAGAAGAATCTCGCCTGGCGCGAGGAGCCGGTCGGCAAGCGGCTTGAACATGCGCTGGTCAACGGCATAACCGAATATATCGATCGCGATGTCGAAGAGGCGCGGGCCGCATCAGTGCGTCCGCTCGACGTCATCGAAGGCCCGCTGATGGCCGGCATGAATGTCGTCGGCGATCTTTTTGGCGCTGGTAAAATGTTTCTGCCGCAAGTCGTCAAATCGGCGCGCGTGATGAAACAGGCCGTCGCCTATCTGATGCCATACATGGATGAGGAAAAGCGCAAGAACGGCGGAGGCGAGCGCTCCACCGCTGGCAAGATCTTGATGGCGACCGTCAAGGGCGATGTGCATGATATCGGCAAGAACATCGTCGGCGTTGTCCTGGCCTGCAATAATTATGAGATTATCGATCTCGGCGTCATGGTTCCCGCCGCCAAGATTTTAGCCGCCGCCCGCGCGGAAAAAGTCGATGCTATCGGGCTCTCCGGGCTCATCACGCCTTCGCTCGATGAAATGTGCTTCGTCGCCGCCGAGATGGAGCGCGAAGGCTTCGATCTGCCGCTGCTGATCGGCGGCGCGACGACAAGCCGGGTTCATACGGCGGTCAAGATTCACCCCAATTACAAGCGGGGGCAGGCGGTCTATGTCAATGACGCGAGCCGCGCGGTCGGCGTCGTTCAATCCTTGCTCTCCGCGCATTCCCGCGCGGCGACCGTCGACACGGTGCGCGCCGAATATCACAAAGTAGCGGAGGCGCATCGTCGATCGGAGGCCGATAAGCAGCGGCTGCCTTTGGCCAAGGCCCGCGCCAATGCATTCAAGGTGGATTGGGCTAATTACGCGCCGCCGCGTCCGACTTTTACAGGCACGCGCGTGCTGCGCTCTTATAGCGTCGCCGAGCTTGTGCCCTATATCGATTGGACGCCGTTTTTCCAGACCTGGGAAATGCGCGGCCGCTTTCCCGCTATTCTCGATGATCCGAAACAGGGCGAAGCGGCGCGGCAACTCTTCGATGACGCGCAGGCGATGCTGAAACGCGTCGTCGAGGAACATTGGTTCGACCCGAAAGCCGTGATCGGCTTTTGGCCAGCCAACTCCATTGGCGATGACATCGCGCTCTATACTGGGGAATCGCGCACGCAAAGACTCGCGACGTTCCATACTTTGCGGCAGCAATTGCTGCGGCGGGATGGGCGTCAGAACCTGGCGCTGTCCGATTTCATCGCGCCAGCCGATATCGGCAAGGGCGATTACATAGGCGCCTTTGTGGTTACCTCGGGCGCGCAGGAAGGCAAGATCGCCGATCGTTTCGCCAAGGCGAATGATGATTACGGCTCGATCATGGTGAAGGCCCTCGCCGATCGCATTGCGGAGGCTTTGGCCGAGCGGATGCATGAACGCGTCCGGCGCGAATTCTGGGCCTATGCGCCGGATGAGGTTCTGACCGACGAAGCAAGATTGGAGGAAGCCTATCGCGGCATTCGCCCCGCGCCTGGGTATCCGGCGCAGCCCGATCATACCGAAAAGGCGACGCTGTTCGATCTGCTCGGCGCGGAGCGCCGGATCGGCGTCTCATTGACCGAGAGCTTTGCGATGTGGCCCGGCGCCTCGGTGTCAGGTCTCTATTTCGCCCATCCGGATGCGCATTATTTCGGAGTGGCGAAGATCGAGCGCGATCAGGTCGAGGATTACGCTCGCCGCAAAGGCATGAACATTGAAGAAGTGGAGCGCTGGCTGGCGCCGGTGTTGAACTACGATCCGGCGAGCATTGAGGCGCCTGCGACGGCGGCGGAGTAG
- a CDS encoding metalloregulator ArsR/SmtB family transcription factor, whose amino-acid sequence MPQSGYAPFDAILSALTAAGEATRLRLLALLAEAELTVTELVTILGQSQPRVSRHLKLLAEAGLVERHREGAWVFFLMSQSGPAAGFARDVIARLAPGDPHLLADRARLDEVRRARADQAARYFAAHAANWDEVRAMHIPEEQVEAAILDAVGSRPLGALLDLGTGGGRMLELLAPLATRAVGVDQSPQMLSVARARLERAGLRNAQLRQGGIYAVPVEPDFYDVVIMHQVLHYLDDPLRAIREAARALRSGGRLIIVDFAPHDEENLRATHAHRRLGFGAEEVAGFMSAAGLEVSIPRDLTPEAGDGGKLTVSLWLGRDRRAIADPLPITAREVA is encoded by the coding sequence ATGCCTCAATCTGGATACGCGCCTTTCGACGCCATTCTCTCCGCCTTGACGGCCGCCGGCGAAGCCACGCGTTTGCGCTTGCTCGCGCTTTTGGCCGAAGCCGAGTTGACGGTCACGGAACTGGTCACGATCCTTGGTCAATCGCAGCCGCGCGTATCGCGCCATTTGAAGCTGCTCGCTGAGGCCGGACTTGTCGAGCGCCATCGCGAAGGCGCCTGGGTATTCTTTCTGATGAGCCAAAGCGGACCGGCCGCAGGTTTCGCCCGCGACGTCATTGCGCGGCTGGCGCCGGGCGATCCGCATCTCCTGGCTGACCGCGCCCGGCTTGACGAGGTGCGGCGAGCGCGCGCAGATCAGGCGGCGCGGTACTTCGCCGCCCACGCGGCCAATTGGGACGAAGTGCGGGCCATGCATATTCCCGAGGAGCAGGTCGAAGCCGCCATTCTCGATGCGGTCGGCTCGCGTCCGCTGGGCGCCTTGCTCGATCTTGGGACGGGCGGCGGTCGCATGCTTGAGCTTTTGGCCCCACTCGCGACGCGGGCTGTCGGCGTCGACCAGTCGCCGCAAATGTTGAGCGTCGCCCGCGCCCGATTGGAGAGGGCAGGTTTGCGCAATGCGCAATTGCGCCAAGGCGGTATTTACGCCGTGCCGGTCGAGCCTGATTTCTATGATGTCGTGATCATGCATCAGGTTTTGCACTATCTCGACGATCCTTTGCGCGCCATTCGCGAAGCGGCGCGGGCGCTGCGGTCGGGCGGACGCCTCATCATCGTCGATTTCGCGCCTCATGACGAAGAAAATCTCCGCGCGACTCATGCGCATCGCCGCCTCGGATTCGGAGCCGAGGAAGTCGCCGGCTTCATGTCCGCCGCCGGGCTCGAGGTTTCCATCCCCCGCGATCTGACGCCCGAGGCCGGAGATGGCGGCAAGCTCACCGTCTCGCTTTGGCTTGGCCGCGATCGCCGCGCCATCGCCGATCCTCTTCCCATAACTGCGCGAGAAGTTGCATGA
- a CDS encoding PsiF family protein encodes MKSSFSWILAGALLLSCAQVTYAQTQAPAAKTPAATTKTDSVSDDAKKAKAKECSNQADAKGLHGKARKEFRSKCKRM; translated from the coding sequence ATGAAATCTTCTTTTTCCTGGATCCTTGCCGGCGCTCTCCTTTTGTCTTGCGCGCAAGTGACTTACGCGCAGACGCAGGCCCCGGCGGCCAAAACGCCGGCTGCGACCACAAAAACGGATAGCGTCTCCGACGACGCCAAGAAAGCCAAAGCCAAGGAATGCTCAAACCAAGCCGACGCCAAAGGTCTGCATGGCAAAGCGCGCAAGGAATTTCGCTCAAAATGCAAGCGCATGTGA
- a CDS encoding undecaprenyl-phosphate glucose phosphotransferase, with amino-acid sequence MYFNRLSQIAESEVQAEARRGKAPRLYISYKNIEIIAALLDVFIITFASVFGGVIYQYIWSGHSVGTEVCLAVGVSEGLLYAHVASSRGLYRLPVLLAPSGYLARIFVTWAIVALFVTTFLFFLKGESAFSPGAMIMSAVLQIVFLLLARWFAEKTSRSLMATGSLPGRRVVTIGEPAELLRLSTAVLFRYFGLNEVARVSLSHAKGPASDDVLVDLDRALHEARERGVDEFVVALRWSNKELLETVRERLRASPLPAHLLPDYTIRSVLGRRTLSVSGPALSLELQRAPLTATERALKRALDFSCALAAIVMLSPLFALIAVLIKLDSSGPIIFRQRRNGFNTKQFVIFKFRSMTVLEDGATITQAQKGDRRVTRVGQFLRRSSMDELPQLFNVLMGDMSLVGPRPHALAHDNEYKVLIAKYAFRHHVKPGMTGWAQVNGLRGETGRLEQMAERIKLDLWYINHWSFGLDLNILLRTCFEVMRDRAY; translated from the coding sequence ATGTACTTTAATCGCTTGAGTCAGATTGCGGAGTCAGAGGTCCAAGCTGAAGCGCGTAGAGGGAAAGCTCCCAGATTATATATCTCTTATAAAAATATTGAAATAATCGCCGCTTTATTAGATGTATTCATTATCACTTTTGCAAGCGTATTTGGCGGCGTCATTTATCAGTATATCTGGTCTGGACACAGCGTCGGAACCGAAGTCTGTCTCGCGGTTGGCGTCTCAGAAGGCCTACTTTATGCCCATGTGGCAAGTTCGCGCGGCCTATATCGTCTTCCGGTCTTGCTTGCGCCTTCTGGATATTTGGCTCGCATTTTTGTCACTTGGGCTATTGTCGCTCTGTTCGTCACGACATTCTTGTTTTTTCTGAAGGGGGAGAGCGCGTTTTCCCCTGGGGCGATGATTATGTCTGCGGTGCTGCAGATCGTGTTTTTGCTCCTCGCCCGATGGTTCGCGGAGAAGACATCGCGGTCGCTGATGGCGACGGGAAGTTTGCCGGGGCGCCGGGTCGTGACCATCGGAGAACCAGCGGAATTGCTCCGATTGAGCACGGCTGTGCTATTCCGATACTTTGGTTTGAACGAAGTTGCCCGCGTCTCATTGTCGCATGCTAAGGGGCCTGCTTCGGACGACGTGCTGGTGGATCTCGACCGGGCGTTGCATGAAGCGCGGGAGCGCGGGGTAGATGAGTTCGTGGTCGCGCTCCGGTGGAGCAACAAAGAGCTGCTTGAAACGGTTCGCGAACGGCTTCGCGCCTCTCCGCTTCCGGCTCATTTATTGCCCGATTATACAATCAGATCGGTGCTTGGGCGGCGCACTCTGTCAGTCAGCGGACCCGCCCTTAGTTTGGAGCTTCAGCGCGCGCCGTTGACGGCGACGGAAAGGGCCTTGAAACGGGCGCTGGATTTTTCCTGCGCTTTGGCTGCGATTGTGATGTTGTCTCCGCTTTTTGCGCTGATCGCGGTGCTCATCAAACTTGATAGCTCCGGCCCCATCATCTTCCGGCAGCGCCGGAACGGATTCAACACAAAGCAATTCGTGATTTTCAAGTTCCGGTCGATGACGGTCCTGGAAGATGGCGCCACCATAACCCAGGCGCAAAAAGGCGATCGCCGCGTAACGCGAGTAGGTCAGTTTCTGCGCCGGTCAAGCATGGATGAACTGCCGCAGCTGTTCAACGTTTTAATGGGCGATATGTCTTTGGTTGGGCCGCGGCCTCATGCGCTGGCTCATGACAACGAATATAAGGTTCTGATCGCCAAATACGCGTTTCGTCACCATGTGAAGCCTGGAATGACCGGTTGGGCGCAAGTCAATGGGTTGCGGGGCGAAACCGGGCGCCTCGAGCAAATGGCCGAGCGCATCAAATTGGACCTTTGGTACATCAATCATTGGTCGTTTGGTCTTGATCTCAATATTTTACTGAGGACTTGTTTCGAAGTAATGCGCGACCGCGCCTATTAA